Part of the Triticum aestivum cultivar Chinese Spring chromosome 4D, IWGSC CS RefSeq v2.1, whole genome shotgun sequence genome is shown below.
atccctattcatgagaccgaaatgactagggtttctagcagtggctatgtcaaatgaactcggtggtgccggatagatcaaatcggtagggccgagtttgacttttggtttgggacatatgtggatatgagaaagtggttgagggcttggagcatatcactaagcattttgagcaagcaagccattaagcaacacctcatccccttttaatagtattggcttttcctatggactcaatgtgatcttggatcactaaaatgaaaatgtagagtcttgagcttgagccaatatgagtccttagcattttgaggggtccacattcctatccatgccatgccaaccattgaactttgtgaaatgattatcttgaaatagcattagttcaatgagctatatgttgttagtaattaccaaaaccacccagggatagttgcactttcatgcaGCCACTCATCAAGAAATATATTGTTGCTCATTTAAAAAATTCTGAGTatcatgtttatcttggtactcatactaaaatggatgtatgcatccctagttggtgtagatgttgggAAGTGAAAATCTCTCCCATTTTTTAGCGAGAGCCAtggctcagtggttgggcatgcggttgGGCAGCCTAACGACCCaatttcaattcctagaattgacaggtgatgcacatggattttctctcatttattgaggatcaagcttGGTCTATGGTGGAACCACCCATcaagaaatatcttgatactcatttaaaaaaatccGAGAACCATGTTTATCTTGATACTCATACTAAAATAGTTGTATGCAACCCTAGTTGGTGCAGAGACCGGAATGTGAAAATCTCTCCCATTTTTAAGATCATATGCCTCACTATGATCAGTTtgactatgtagaaatgattttgtttttaatgacaaaaatgcttctcctctaTAGGTTTTTTTCGTTGTACGCACTCGCGTCGTACGTGGTCTATGCTACAACGAGCGGAGGTCAACCGCTGTTGaaggcggtgtgtacgcggttggagcagGTGGATATGAAGGTTTTTACCTAACATGGGTGGCAGCAAAACCTCTGGAACGGTCCACCTCACCTTTCAAAATAGGCATAGTGTTGGTCTATAGGACTCTACTTTTGCCAATTTATCGTTTGTTTTCCTTCTGATTGTCAGACTTTTGGAGTTCGGCTGTGTGCGTCCTAATTATGTAGAGACCGGTTGTTGCTCATAATGTTTTATATCCACTGGATGCTATATTTTAAGTTAATAAAATCGCCCTTTATCCAAAAAATATGAAAGGCCGCCCAAAGAGGGTTGTGTGGTTCCCCTAAAATCTCTCTTTTTTAGGGGAAGGCCTTCATGACTAGCTTTATTAACTCAAATCACACTTACATCGTCTGATAATAAAGATAAAATAAAACATGGAGGTGTATCCGAACACAACATCGGTGGATTATACCTCCCAAAAGTAGCTAGCTCATGGGCAACCATGTTCGActccctattacaatgttcaatAAGGACCTTCCCGAAATTGGCAAGTAGACTTCGACATTCATTGAGGATCAGTGCAGCACCAACGAGTAACCCTCGTTTCTATTCAATGCATCAACAATAGTCACGTTATCAGTTTGGACCACAACCTTCTCACATCCATGACTCTGAAGGAGCAAAGGTCCTTGACGCAACGCTTCCGATTCAGCAGTAACCACGTCAGCTACATGTTCCATTCGAGCAACAGCTGCTGCAATAAAGCCTCCCGTATGATCATGAATGATAGCTCCACAAGAACCATTGTTATGATCATCAGAGAAAGACGCATCCACGTTAAGGATTTGGAAACCAAACAATGGTTTCTTCCAGTTAATTCGGCGAATAGTTTTCTCTGTTTTCCCTTATGTGCGTACAAAGTTCAGAGATAGAGCGTGTATAGCCAAAGTTGTACGATCAGGCGTCTGTACTTGTTCTCCATTTACTAACTCTCTTCTCTGCCACCATAGGTAGTAGCCAGTCGAAGCAATAATTTCCAGAATCTCAATCAGATCAGCATAAGTATGCTAGAACTTACTTTCACACAGAAGAAATTCCATCACTTTTGCACCAGAGCGACCCACCACAAGTGCTTGTTCTATTATTTCATGCAAACCTAGTTCCCTCCAAATCATGTTCGCCCGGCCACATGTAAATAATGCGAGCTTGATATCCTCTGCACCTCCCTGGCACAATGGGTACTGACCACTACTGGCCACATGGCGATTTGCAAGTGTGCAAAGGAAAGGAATTGTATTATGTAGCACCTCCACACGAATATCTTAATTTTTCCAGGCATTTTGAGGTTCCAAAGTTTCTTCCAAACAGGATGGTTCGGAAAACTGGACTGTCCCTATTGCTCTTCAATTTGCCCCCAAACTGATCTTCCCATTCAACATAATACGCATACCGTACACTGAAGGTACCACTTTTCATAAAATGCCATGCAATAGTATCCTCCAACTCCTGATGTGCAAGTGGGATTTGCAAGATACGATCCACGTCTAATACACGTTGGTGTGTTGTCGCGTATTGACCTAGAACTAACTACTGGATCTTGCTGAGGCAGTGGTCAGCTGTTCCCTCCATGGGCTTGTAGTAATGTTTGTAAGACACTTGGTTTTATTGATGGATGCAATGGAATCGGGGCTTTTGAGCCCGTTTCCTCTAAACAAACTGACTACGGGAACTGTGAAGACGGAACTTTTCAAAACAGTAACTATAACTTTATAAAATCATCTACTCCAATTTTGTGCAGAATTGCAAGAGCACGATCTGCTCCCTACTGACCAGGGGTTAAAAATTAACTTTTCTCTCTGTCCCTCCAAAATAGAGTGCTCCAGTTTGTTGACTCCCTCTTAACTATCTATATATCAATAAGATGAAAaccgggggtaatcctcctttaaaaaaaatctatatatcaataaaatatatccctccgtcccaaattacttgtgACAAGACAATTAATTCGGGGTGGAGGTAATACTATTATACACTACTCCAGTTTTTGTTGGCATGACTTGCCTTTTTCTTGTCGTTCCGTTGATAGCCATGTTACAAATCCAAATCTCGGCTTAGTAAATATAGTATGGCACTACTAGCAGTAGCAGGCTGTGCACATGGATTTTTTGACCAAAAGTTAAACTTTTTTATCAACTAGTACTAGTCTAACTTAACTCTCGGATGCAAAGGCAAAACATATGCGGGAAACAACTAGCTAAACACCCAAACCTCCTTCGCATCCAAACTGAAAGCCACAGGCCTTCACTTAGAGGGAAACAAAACAACCAAAGGTATCATTAAGCACAACATGGTGTTCATCTTTCTTCTCTATTCAAACTTGGGTTTGCACAATTTGCTGGACATGAAACCCTTCTATAAACTAAACAGAAATAATAATATATAAATTGTAAAATTCTTTCTCACACATCCGAGATTCTAGAAAGAAAGGGAGAGCAAGGTGTCACCAATCACCAATGCCTGCAATGTGAACATGATGAGGGAACAGTGAGCTCCTCCACAAGAAATGGACCGGGGACAGCTTCGGATGGCTCATGTCGATTGTGAAATCCACCACCTGAAAACCctgcttttttctttttttttctcttttttccccgcaaaaaaaagaaaaccctGCTATTTTCTTTTTCACACTTTATTACACATATCCGAGCCACGCAAGACAATCTGCTCATCCTGCGCTTCAGCCTCCAAATATATGGGTTTCTCTCTACTACTAGTGGAGATGCCCACATTCAGTCTTCATTCTTGCGAGCCCGCTGAGGAGGCCTTCTTGCCGTCAAGGTTCTGGCGTCCCCCTTGCGCTTTGTGCCTCCGAGGAGACCAAGAGCAACTGCTTCCAGAGCTCTTACGGTGGGAGGCCGATTTCTGGTTCCCTGCCTCCGAGAGCTCGTCTCAACAGTTAGATCATGTTTTCCGGCGACCTCCAAAACATCAGGAACTATCTCGTTATTCGAAATGGAAGGTGACTTGTCCTCATTTGTATTCACCACAGTTAGATCTTCATTTTTCTGCAAACAATCATGATTGTCTGGCAAAGTCCCTCCCATGCTAGTCCTGGCTACTGCATCAAACTTTCGTTCTGATGACTTGTCCTCATTTGTATTCACCACATTCCGCTTCTCAAGCGATCCGCCGTTGGTAGTAGGCTTCGCAACCTCTGTTATCTGCTCACATGGCTTCCCCTTCATGGAACAGTCTGCCAGTGTTCTGGTTTGGAAACTACCACCAAGATCAATAACAGTTGGCTTTGATGTAGTGGATAAAGGCTTCAGTTTCTTTTTCTCGAAATCAGCATCATCTGGTAAATAAAAGCTGTGTTGGCTGGTCTGGTCATTACTGTACCTAGCAAATCTTCTGCGCTTTGGAGATAAATACACTAGTCTCCCAGTTTTCCTTCCAAGGACAGAGCAGCATGTCAAGTCTGCTTTGTCACCATTACCACTAGAAATGCCTGAGTGCCGATCATCGGAAGAATGACCATTAACTGGAAAGACAGATTGTGGTGCAGTCCCCATGGCTTCCAACAAATCCACCAGCGATTCTTTGGTTGTACTGTAAACTGATCCCATTTCGTCATTAACAGGAGCTGTCACTTGTCCATGACATTCCTGGTCATCTGACAAGTTACCATCACTATGTTGCTCCTGAGAGGAACTGTCGTTTGACATATTATCTGAATGATCTGTAGATCCAAAGCTAATATTTGCATCAGCAGGTAAGCTTCTCAGAGCCCTCACTTTGAAGGGCGCTTCCCCTTGGACCAAGCTAGTATCAATTATAGTGAACATTGGAAGCTCCAGATCACTATCCAAAGGACCATCTTGGCCTGTTGCCCGGCCATTTATATCAACAGGTGCACCATTATCTATTCCATCTGTCTCTAGCTGAAGAAGAGTGGGGTCTGCTGCCACTTTTTTAAGGACGTCAGTGATAGAATCGAAATAGTGAGTGCCTTTAGTGAGCTTCCTTCTTGAGAATTTTTTGATAGCAGGCACCAAATATACAAGGCAATTCTTGGTTGTGCGGACGTCTTTTGGCTGCTCTGAGTGCCACCCTCTTGCAAGCAAACGGGGCCAAACAGCTTCCCAAAACAGATCATTTAGTTTCGCCTTACTTCTCCTGGAATCACCTGTTAAGGTGTTGACTATCTCTTCTATAGCAAGCATGGAACAATTTATGCCTTTAGGTGTGTTGGCGGAAACTGATAGACCTTTGTTTGTTTTGGATGTGTCCTGAACAAATCCAGTCAAAT
Proteins encoded:
- the LOC123097484 gene encoding uncharacterized protein; the protein is MGRKMGTLQLEDIGDHHLSVEVSQASDDDSPVSPCIGSAHQAEIPNLATDDERRHLMASSLHSCKLHAYDYPSVSIPVVWGSHPPSQVNKKEDITSEGNWTYLDPHAVLPVDQIDSANNQVCDETPVQCFTRESRDLFTDKTMVHQRETKKIASLHGLSASVWTGLEEECFLLGLHIFGKNLSLVSKFIGSKTVGEVLSYYYGRFYNGTAYKRWSHLRRTRTTRCILGRSIFTGRRQQELISRLKLKISKEAHASLVEVLRSLGSDLTSLEECVFTLKSTIGAETFVQVVGIGKGKHDLTGFVQDTSKTNKGLSVSANTPKGINCSMLAIEEIVNTLTGDSRRSKAKLNDLFWEAVWPRLLARGWHSEQPKDVRTTKNCLVYLVPAIKKFSRRKLTKGTHYFDSITDVLKKVAADPTLLQLETDGIDNGAPVDINGRATGQDGPLDSDLELPMFTIIDTSLVQGEAPFKVRALRSLPADANISFGSTDHSDNMSNDSSSQEQHSDGNLSDDQECHGQVTAPVNDEMGSVYSTTKESLVDLLEAMGTAPQSVFPVNGHSSDDRHSGISSGNGDKADLTCCSVLGRKTGRLVYLSPKRRRFARYSNDQTSQHSFYLPDDADFEKKKLKPLSTTSKPTVIDLGGSFQTRTLADCSMKGKPCEQITEVAKPTTNGGSLEKRNVVNTNEDKSSERKFDAVARTSMGGTLPDNHDCLQKNEDLTVVNTNEDKSPSISNNEIVPDVLEVAGKHDLTVETSSRRQGTRNRPPTVRALEAVALGLLGGTKRKGDARTLTARRPPQRARKNED